In the Passer domesticus isolate bPasDom1 chromosome 4, bPasDom1.hap1, whole genome shotgun sequence genome, one interval contains:
- the NEIL3 gene encoding endonuclease 8-like 3 isoform X1, translating to MVEGPGCALCAERLRARLRRGQRVRAARGGGATAASKERISGHDFLVGHVYRGVETLGKELFMYFDEKALRIHFGMNGSMRINPDGSKDRNGAQPILEIQLMEDTVCFWDVTVEYRNAAECEQKVRMMESLDVCSPKFSFSRAEREIKQQNTRMLCDVLLDQAVLPGVGNIIKNEALFDSGLHPALKVCQLADEHIRHLVKMTRDFTLLFYKCRKAGSALYPHYKVYKRPACRECSGSITVCRLGDHNRMTYFCSRCQKADPQLVNLSKLPARNSLIGWAYGRGSCSNEHVARKSEEEWTCMCCTLINKPSAEICDACLTSRPEVPKMESFEDSAAFNTNLMKYPCNDFRKPSTEIKINRKTAFGTTTLVLTDLGNKTVLRNDIQVSGGQAQCVFPKSNACQSGGSTDKECSTHVTSLALSSCQQPVSFKHIQKKQKTDHVPLVHPYNRAISAPQTNVRDDARMLSVGHPRCSKHSRLCSLRVVRKDGENKGRQFYCCPLSRETRCDYFQWADLDFPFCNHGKRCVMKTVLKIGPNNGKNFFVCPLEKEKQCGFFQWAKNGPGMQILP from the exons ACTGCTGCAAGTAAAGAGAGAATCTCTGGTCATGATTTCCTTGTTGGACACGTTTACAGGGGTGTGGAGACATTGGGAAAGGAACTTTTTATGTATTTTGATGAGAAAGCTTTGAG GATTCACTTTGGTATGAATGGTTCCATGCGCATTAATCCAGATGGAAGCAAAGACAGAAATGGAGCACAACCAATTTTGGAGATACAGCTTATGGAGGATACTGTTTGTTTTTGGGATGTGACAGTAGAGTATAG AAATGCAGCTGAGTGTGAGCAGAAAGTGAGGATGATGGAAAGTTTGGATGTTTGTTCTCCAAAGTTTAGCTTCTCAAGAGCAGAACGTGAGATTAAGCAGCAGAACACCCGTATGTTGTGTGATGTGTTACTGGATCAAGCAGTATTACCTGGAGTGGGAAATATCATAAAGAATGAAGCACTGTTTGATAGTGGTCTTCATCCAGCTCTTAAG GTTTGCCAGCTGGCAGATGAGCATATACGTCACTTGGTGAAAATGACACGTGATTTTACCTTGCTTTTTTATAAG TGCCGCAAGGCGGGGTCTGCGCTATACCCGCACTACAAAGTGTACAAGCGCCCAGCCTGCAGGGAGTGCAGTGGCAGCATCACCGTGTGTCGCCTGGGAGACCACAACAGGATGACTTACTTCTGCTCTCGATGCCAAAAGGCAGATCCGCAGCTTGTCAATCTTAG CAAACTGCCAGCTAGAAACAGCCTAATTGGCTGGGCATATGGCAGGGGGTCATGTTCTAATGAACATGTAGCTCGGAAATCTGAAGAGGAGTGGACGTGTATGTGCTGCACCCTAATAAACAAGCCTTCTGCTGAAATTTGTGATGCCTGTTTGACTTCAAGACCTGAAG TTCCAAAGATGGAGAGTTTTGAAGATTCTGCAGCCTTTAACACAAACTTAATGAAGTACCCTTGTAATGATTTCAGAAAACCAAGCACAGAAATAAAGATCAATAGGAAAACTGCATTTGGAACTACAACTCTTGTCTTAACAGATCTTGGTAACAAAACTGTTTTGAGAAATGATATCCAGGTATCTGGTGGACAAGCTCAGTGTGTTTTTCCAAAAAGCAATGCCTGCCAGTCAGGGGGAAGCACAGACAAGGAGTGCTCAACACATGTAACTTCCCTGGCTTTGTCCTCCTGTCAGCAGCCTGTCTCTTTCAAACACAtacagaagaaacagaaaactgaTCATGTACCTTTGGTTCACCCATATAATAGAGCAATCAG CGCACCTCAAACTAACGTGAGAGATGATGCTCGTATGTTGAGCGTGGGGCATCCTCGCTGCAGTAAACACAGCCGTCTCTGCAGCCTCAGAGTTGTGAGAAAGGATGGAGAAAACAAGGGAAGGCAGTTTTACTGCTGCCCCCTCTCCAGGGAAACTCGGTGTGACTACTTTCAA TGGGCTGACTTGGATTTTCCATTTTGTAACCATGGCAAGCGATGTGTTATGAAGACTGTGTTGAAGATTGGTCCCAATAATGGAAAGAACTTTTTTGTGTGCCCTCTTGAGAAGGAAAAACAGTGTGGCTTCTTTCAATGGGCAAAAAATGGGCCAGGTATGCAGATTCTTCCATGA
- the NEIL3 gene encoding endonuclease 8-like 3 isoform X2 codes for MYFDEKALRIHFGMNGSMRINPDGSKDRNGAQPILEIQLMEDTVCFWDVTVEYRNAAECEQKVRMMESLDVCSPKFSFSRAEREIKQQNTRMLCDVLLDQAVLPGVGNIIKNEALFDSGLHPALKVCQLADEHIRHLVKMTRDFTLLFYKCRKAGSALYPHYKVYKRPACRECSGSITVCRLGDHNRMTYFCSRCQKADPQLVNLSKLPARNSLIGWAYGRGSCSNEHVARKSEEEWTCMCCTLINKPSAEICDACLTSRPEVPKMESFEDSAAFNTNLMKYPCNDFRKPSTEIKINRKTAFGTTTLVLTDLGNKTVLRNDIQVSGGQAQCVFPKSNACQSGGSTDKECSTHVTSLALSSCQQPVSFKHIQKKQKTDHVPLVHPYNRAISAPQTNVRDDARMLSVGHPRCSKHSRLCSLRVVRKDGENKGRQFYCCPLSRETRCDYFQWADLDFPFCNHGKRCVMKTVLKIGPNNGKNFFVCPLEKEKQCGFFQWAKNGPGMQILP; via the exons ATGTATTTTGATGAGAAAGCTTTGAG GATTCACTTTGGTATGAATGGTTCCATGCGCATTAATCCAGATGGAAGCAAAGACAGAAATGGAGCACAACCAATTTTGGAGATACAGCTTATGGAGGATACTGTTTGTTTTTGGGATGTGACAGTAGAGTATAG AAATGCAGCTGAGTGTGAGCAGAAAGTGAGGATGATGGAAAGTTTGGATGTTTGTTCTCCAAAGTTTAGCTTCTCAAGAGCAGAACGTGAGATTAAGCAGCAGAACACCCGTATGTTGTGTGATGTGTTACTGGATCAAGCAGTATTACCTGGAGTGGGAAATATCATAAAGAATGAAGCACTGTTTGATAGTGGTCTTCATCCAGCTCTTAAG GTTTGCCAGCTGGCAGATGAGCATATACGTCACTTGGTGAAAATGACACGTGATTTTACCTTGCTTTTTTATAAG TGCCGCAAGGCGGGGTCTGCGCTATACCCGCACTACAAAGTGTACAAGCGCCCAGCCTGCAGGGAGTGCAGTGGCAGCATCACCGTGTGTCGCCTGGGAGACCACAACAGGATGACTTACTTCTGCTCTCGATGCCAAAAGGCAGATCCGCAGCTTGTCAATCTTAG CAAACTGCCAGCTAGAAACAGCCTAATTGGCTGGGCATATGGCAGGGGGTCATGTTCTAATGAACATGTAGCTCGGAAATCTGAAGAGGAGTGGACGTGTATGTGCTGCACCCTAATAAACAAGCCTTCTGCTGAAATTTGTGATGCCTGTTTGACTTCAAGACCTGAAG TTCCAAAGATGGAGAGTTTTGAAGATTCTGCAGCCTTTAACACAAACTTAATGAAGTACCCTTGTAATGATTTCAGAAAACCAAGCACAGAAATAAAGATCAATAGGAAAACTGCATTTGGAACTACAACTCTTGTCTTAACAGATCTTGGTAACAAAACTGTTTTGAGAAATGATATCCAGGTATCTGGTGGACAAGCTCAGTGTGTTTTTCCAAAAAGCAATGCCTGCCAGTCAGGGGGAAGCACAGACAAGGAGTGCTCAACACATGTAACTTCCCTGGCTTTGTCCTCCTGTCAGCAGCCTGTCTCTTTCAAACACAtacagaagaaacagaaaactgaTCATGTACCTTTGGTTCACCCATATAATAGAGCAATCAG CGCACCTCAAACTAACGTGAGAGATGATGCTCGTATGTTGAGCGTGGGGCATCCTCGCTGCAGTAAACACAGCCGTCTCTGCAGCCTCAGAGTTGTGAGAAAGGATGGAGAAAACAAGGGAAGGCAGTTTTACTGCTGCCCCCTCTCCAGGGAAACTCGGTGTGACTACTTTCAA TGGGCTGACTTGGATTTTCCATTTTGTAACCATGGCAAGCGATGTGTTATGAAGACTGTGTTGAAGATTGGTCCCAATAATGGAAAGAACTTTTTTGTGTGCCCTCTTGAGAAGGAAAAACAGTGTGGCTTCTTTCAATGGGCAAAAAATGGGCCAGGTATGCAGATTCTTCCATGA